The proteins below come from a single Triticum aestivum cultivar Chinese Spring chromosome 5D, IWGSC CS RefSeq v2.1, whole genome shotgun sequence genomic window:
- the LOC123119280 gene encoding xyloglucan endotransglycosylase/hydrolase protein 8: protein MAMLRAVSVTVGVLLAAATAADSWLYEEFTTDGNVRADYNAQGQQVASLMLTQQSGGGAFGSRQKYLYGEFSIQMKLVPGNSAGTVTSFYLSSGDGPGHDEIDMEFMGNSTGQPVVLNTNVWANGDGKKEHQFDLWFDPAADYHTYTIIWNDKNVLFKVDDLFIRSFRRHADLPYPGAKPMSVHATLWDGSYWATQKGKVPVDWSGAPFVVSYRAYSADACVPAEGSPLSCPAGTDRWMNRQLDDAERGTVAWAKRDYMRYNYCDDGWRFPQGFPAECSRG, encoded by the exons ATGGCGATGCTGCGGGCTGTGTCCGTCACGGTCGGCGTGCTGCTggcggcggccacggcggcggaCTCGTGGCTGTACGAGGAGTTCACCACGGACGGCAACGTGCGCGCGGACTACAACGCGCAGGGGCAGCAGGTGGCGTCGCTCATGCTCACCCAGCAGTCCGGCGGCGGCGCCTTCGGCTCCCGGCAGAAGTACCTCTACGGCGAGTTCAGCATCCAGATGAAGCTCGTCCCCGGCAACTCCGCCGGCACCGTCACCTCCTTCTAC CTGTCGTCGGGCGACGGCCCCGGGCACGACGAGATCGACATGGAGTTCATGGGCAACTCCACGGGGCAGCCGGTGGTGCTCAACACCAACGTGTGGGCCAACGGCGACGGCAAGAAGGAGCACCAGTTCGACCTCTGGTTCGACCCGGCCGCCGACTACCACACCTACACCATCATCTGGAACGACAAGAACGTCCTCTTCAAGGTGGACGACCTCTTCATCCGCTCCTTCAGGCGCCACGCCGACCTCCCCTACCCGGGCGCCAAGCCCATGTCCGTGCACGCCACGCTCTGGGACGGCAGCTACTGGGCCACGCAGAAGGGCAAGGTCCCCGTCGACTGGTCCGGCGCGCCCTTCGTCGTCTCCTACCGCGCCTACTCCGCCGACGCCTGCGTGCCCGCGGAAGGCAGCCCGCTCTCCTGCCCCGCCGGCACCGACCGCTGGATGAACCGGCAGCTCGACGACGCCGAGCGCGGCACCGTCGCCTGGGCCAAGCGCGACTACATGCGCTACAACTACTGCGACGACGGCTGGCGATTCCCGCAGGGCTTCCCCGCCGAATGCTCCCGCGGCTGA